Part of the Pedobacter roseus genome is shown below.
TATTAACACGTCATCAAGACCTTTATTACATCTATCATGCTAAAGTTTGCATCGCTTCTTTTTTAGAATTATTAGCCGCGGACGAGGCAAAATCATTTTACGATTATTGTAGGCAAAAGGTTAAAATCATTATTAATCTGGAAGATGAAATGACTGCAGCCGAAGAAATATTTTCTAACCTGAACGATAACAAAGTAGACCTTACCAATTATTACCTAATTAAAGGTTTGCTGTTTACGAAATCTACTCGGCCAGAACATCAAAAAAAGCTATTTAATGAAATCCAGGAGCAAAGAAATCGCATTGCTCGTAATTGGGACGAAATAGACAATTGGCTCCACGATGAGGTACAAAATCAATTGTTTTTTAATAAATACATCACCATTGGCAATGAAAAAAATATTGGGATTAACTCCTTATTAAATGCTTTAAAACCAGTTGCCACAGATAGTTTACAAAACATTCCCTTACTTAGCACGTTTATAGAAATTTTAAAATTGGGTGATACTAGTGCAATTGTAGACGATTATAAATTATTTAATTGCTATAACGATAATTTAAAAACCCAAGCGAAGGCGGAAGCTCAACTAGCAAATATACATCAGACCAGTAAGCGTTTAAAAAATTGGTTCTCAGATAATGAAATACATAACTTAATAGGGTATTACATTTATACCAATGGTAAATTAGATGAGATATTGCATTTAGGCAGCAGTGATTTGAAGAAAAGTCTCTATCAGCATTTAAATAAAACTTTACAGTTTAAAGGGAGGACGATAAAAGAACTTAACTATACTGAGGATAGACCATTATTGAATGTTATTTTTTTGGCTTTGAATGTATTTGCTCTTAAAAATGACATTGACAATGTAGTTATCGATTTCACTCACCGATTTGATTTCCATACTTATAGAAATAATGATTGGAGTATTGAGCATATTTACCCTCAACATCCAGATTGCTCTTTAAAAGACTATGAGGAATATTACGATTGGTTTTTAGATAAAGTTGAGCGTAAAGAGGAGCATTTTAACGAACAGTTAATTGAGAAGGTAAAGCAAAACCAGCAGGTTAATGAAGAAGAACTTGAAGCTTTGGCAAACAAAGGTTTTGATGAGCACCAGTTAGGCAATTTAGCTTTATTACAGTCTGGAAATAATAGTGCTCTAAAAAACTACATTTTCCCCAAAAAACGGAAGATCCTACTTAACCTAATTACTAAAGGTGCTTTTGTGCCACAACACACTATAAATACGGTTTCCAAATTACTGAATAACGTATCTGTGGGTGGCGAAGGTTTAGGCTTTAGCCAAAAGTTAACAGAATGGGAAGAAGCTGATATTGCAGCAAATAGCTCATGGATAGTCAGCACATACAACCATCTTATCACCATACTTGCAACTAAATGAAAACTGGAAAATATAGTTTAAGGGATTTGTTAACGCACAATGAAATTGACCAGATGGTAATACCCGAACTGCAAAGGGATTATGTTTGGACTACTAATGAAGTTGGCAAAGTTTGGAACAGCTTTTATGCAAAGTTTAAAGCAGTAAGCAATACTTCTTTAAGTATTTTAGAAAACAATGTACCCATTGGCAGCTCATCTGTGGTTACTTATTTGGAAAAAACATATCGTGTTTTAACACATAAAACTAAAATGGGTTTTGTAT
Proteins encoded:
- a CDS encoding DUF262 domain-containing protein, coding for MKEFIYALEDLFIADKLLNDLQADHYYIAAYQRGYKWKSFGPNDQVPLFLTDIYEAFIVDTSEYYLQYITVKKNDEHKNWLEVIDGQQRLTTISLLFYSFATHFGFENITKNKVQYERYQNRAIFDEVIAYDKEDAEIAKLLTRHQDLYYIYHAKVCIASFLELLAADEAKSFYDYCRQKVKIIINLEDEMTAAEEIFSNLNDNKVDLTNYYLIKGLLFTKSTRPEHQKKLFNEIQEQRNRIARNWDEIDNWLHDEVQNQLFFNKYITIGNEKNIGINSLLNALKPVATDSLQNIPLLSTFIEILKLGDTSAIVDDYKLFNCYNDNLKTQAKAEAQLANIHQTSKRLKNWFSDNEIHNLIGYYIYTNGKLDEILHLGSSDLKKSLYQHLNKTLQFKGRTIKELNYTEDRPLLNVIFLALNVFALKNDIDNVVIDFTHRFDFHTYRNNDWSIEHIYPQHPDCSLKDYEEYYDWFLDKVERKEEHFNEQLIEKVKQNQQVNEEELEALANKGFDEHQLGNLALLQSGNNSALKNYIFPKKRKILLNLITKGAFVPQHTINTVSKLLNNVSVGGEGLGFSQKLTEWEEADIAANSSWIVSTYNHLITILATK